In Natronococcus occultus SP4, the following proteins share a genomic window:
- a CDS encoding sugar transferase, translating into MAGTLLLALAAGLAASVPTEASPTFGEQLLAAVLIAGVVSVALTPLYVSRPRSVPTLLAATWQQLCLAALVLIGLAVVGLATAPAIPTTLLTGLLLSIALPAWYGLCRRQRDPKRVLVVGDDPTLIASSILSLPATPLGFLSPVLTERSIEMSYPGDSTTHDGERVVSTDGGTATEGRVTRLDMIAGAERLGGLSRLERTLQERDVDTVVVAFAHGDREECFGVLRTCREHGVDALAHDSLSDRVLASEDVGDSLLRVELQPWPWYGRLAKRAFDLVFATVGLVVLSPVVVLVAVAIKLDSPGPVLYNQTRTGTLGGSFTVSKFRSMSTDAEDDGAQLSDEDAGGVDPRVTSVGRVLRKTHLDEIPQLFSILSGEMSVVGPRPERPQIDREIEADGIDWTKRWFVKPGLTGIAQINDVTGFEPEKKLEHDLEYVRRQSLWLDVKLVVVQIWSVAVDVADLFSERLNNEGDEDSSRS; encoded by the coding sequence GTGGCAGGGACGCTGCTGCTCGCACTCGCGGCGGGGCTCGCCGCGAGCGTCCCGACCGAGGCATCGCCAACGTTCGGCGAGCAACTGCTCGCTGCGGTGCTTATCGCCGGCGTCGTCAGCGTCGCGTTGACGCCGCTGTACGTCTCCCGGCCGCGCTCGGTACCGACGCTCCTCGCCGCCACCTGGCAACAGCTCTGTCTCGCCGCGCTCGTTCTGATCGGGCTCGCCGTCGTCGGTCTCGCCACCGCTCCGGCGATCCCGACGACGCTGCTCACAGGACTCCTGCTTTCGATCGCGCTTCCGGCCTGGTACGGCCTCTGTCGGCGCCAGCGCGACCCGAAACGGGTCCTCGTCGTCGGGGACGATCCGACGCTGATCGCGTCCTCGATCCTCTCGCTTCCCGCCACGCCGCTTGGGTTTCTCTCACCGGTGCTGACCGAACGATCTATCGAAATGTCGTATCCCGGCGATTCGACCACCCACGACGGCGAACGGGTCGTTTCGACCGACGGCGGAACCGCGACCGAAGGTCGCGTCACTCGTCTCGATATGATCGCCGGCGCCGAACGCCTCGGCGGTCTCTCGCGGCTCGAACGAACCCTCCAGGAGCGTGACGTCGATACCGTCGTTGTCGCGTTCGCTCACGGCGATCGCGAGGAGTGTTTCGGCGTTCTCCGGACCTGCCGGGAACACGGCGTCGACGCGCTCGCTCACGACTCGCTTTCCGATCGCGTCCTCGCGTCCGAGGACGTCGGCGACTCGTTGCTGCGGGTCGAGCTCCAGCCGTGGCCCTGGTACGGGCGGCTCGCAAAACGGGCGTTCGATCTGGTCTTCGCGACGGTCGGGCTGGTCGTGCTCTCGCCGGTGGTCGTACTGGTCGCGGTCGCGATCAAACTCGACTCTCCGGGACCGGTCCTGTACAATCAGACCCGAACGGGAACCCTCGGCGGGAGTTTTACGGTTTCGAAGTTCCGGAGCATGAGTACTGACGCCGAGGACGACGGCGCCCAGCTCAGCGACGAGGACGCCGGCGGCGTCGACCCCCGGGTCACGAGCGTCGGACGGGTGCTCCGGAAGACTCACCTCGACGAGATCCCCCAGCTGTTTTCGATCCTCAGCGGGGAGATGAGCGTCGTCGGTCCACGGCCCGAACGACCCCAGATCGACCGCGAGATCGAAGCCGACGGCATCGACTGGACGAAGCGCTGGTTCGTCAAACCCGGGCTGACCGGGATCGCCCAGATCAACGACGTCACCGGGTTCGAGCCCGAAAAGAAACTCGAACACGACCTCGAGTACGTCCGTCGGCAGTCGCTGTGGCTCGACGTGAAACTCGTCGTCGTCCAGATCTGGTCGGTCGCGGTCGACGTCGCCGACCTCTTCTCTGAACGATTAAATAACGAGGGCGACGAGGACTCGAGTAGGAGCTAA
- a CDS encoding transposase, whose amino-acid sequence MSVTQPTESPFDHDRYFTFTVSGETYDGSIHFLTQYDEKPDFVEVLRNAFFRDETYGDARADWHRNTTSFYAWVKAHMLRLAWDCREGFLRYFLHSFPNICRDLGFPVAHNRDTSGAPSQSRLWEMWNKEFTDVQREFVRTATEEALDFAREQGIPAPDPVFRPEERDISSKRSEQRLVAEKTKEVWQQAKPFVTDTFYLKRADNSVIHENAFWEQHAYMGMRENMYAQSGQHSFYIDTQRDRTPSASNHRYQIGKLTVEETRSMLHETTRMLIARARHNAELVGKLWAAIDITKGNPWTGKIERDGDNNITEDWILGYKDGEVYYQWATIQIVGYDIPLVLDAVPVKRGMKRADIVDRLLENALDLVDDIELVMMDREFDSEGVKDACDRHEVCYLNGARKYESEKATCTRLHRSGKTIHIEEESVSSGPTRKRMYLPSSAEDGFEAEDEEKDENEERSDIREEMLEDLADLGIELDEEDASHGFSALTEELREEEANEPTVGCKEDSQAYALFETNHPSVTLNEDDSEVERIHMVERMVRRYRHRWGIENGYKQIKTFRVRTTSKRHTYRFFNFVFACVLYNVWRLVDLLVKLAIEGENATYAPRVDANQFLTVAKKYYGLDPPD is encoded by the coding sequence GTGTCGGTTACTCAACCTACTGAATCACCGTTCGACCATGACAGGTACTTCACGTTCACCGTCAGCGGCGAGACCTACGATGGGAGTATCCACTTCCTCACCCAGTACGACGAGAAGCCCGATTTCGTCGAAGTCCTACGAAATGCCTTCTTCCGCGACGAAACTTACGGTGATGCCCGTGCGGACTGGCATCGGAATACTACGTCGTTTTACGCGTGGGTGAAGGCTCATATGCTCCGGCTCGCGTGGGACTGCCGCGAAGGGTTCCTCCGCTACTTCCTCCACTCATTCCCCAACATTTGCCGTGACCTTGGCTTTCCCGTCGCGCACAACCGCGACACGAGCGGAGCGCCGAGTCAGTCGCGGCTCTGGGAGATGTGGAACAAGGAGTTCACCGACGTACAGCGCGAATTTGTGCGGACGGCCACCGAGGAAGCCCTTGACTTTGCCCGCGAACAAGGCATTCCCGCCCCCGACCCTGTGTTTCGGCCCGAGGAACGCGACATCTCCTCGAAGCGGAGCGAACAGCGACTCGTCGCAGAGAAGACCAAGGAGGTCTGGCAACAGGCCAAACCGTTCGTTACGGACACATTCTACCTGAAGCGGGCTGACAACAGCGTAATCCACGAGAACGCGTTCTGGGAACAGCACGCCTACATGGGGATGCGCGAGAACATGTACGCTCAGAGCGGCCAGCACTCCTTTTATATCGACACCCAGCGCGACCGCACCCCGAGTGCGTCGAACCACCGCTACCAGATTGGGAAACTCACCGTTGAGGAGACGCGCTCGATGCTCCACGAGACCACCCGGATGCTCATCGCCCGCGCTCGGCACAACGCCGAACTTGTCGGCAAACTCTGGGCCGCCATCGACATCACGAAAGGCAACCCGTGGACGGGCAAAATCGAGCGCGACGGGGACAACAACATTACGGAGGACTGGATTCTCGGCTACAAAGACGGCGAAGTGTACTATCAGTGGGCCACCATCCAGATTGTTGGCTACGACATTCCGCTCGTGCTGGACGCGGTTCCGGTCAAGCGTGGGATGAAGCGAGCCGACATTGTGGACCGTCTGCTGGAGAACGCACTTGACCTCGTGGATGACATCGAACTCGTGATGATGGACAGAGAGTTCGATAGCGAAGGCGTGAAAGACGCCTGTGACAGGCACGAGGTCTGCTACCTGAACGGCGCACGGAAGTACGAGTCAGAGAAGGCAACGTGTACACGGCTCCATCGTTCTGGGAAGACGATTCACATCGAGGAAGAATCTGTCTCAAGCGGCCCGACTCGCAAACGGATGTACCTCCCGTCCAGTGCTGAAGACGGCTTTGAGGCCGAGGACGAGGAAAAAGACGAGAATGAGGAGAGGTCAGACATCCGTGAGGAGATGCTTGAAGACCTCGCTGACCTCGGTATCGAACTGGATGAGGAGGATGCCTCGCACGGATTCAGCGCCCTTACGGAGGAACTTCGAGAGGAGGAGGCGAACGAGCCGACCGTGGGGTGCAAGGAGGATTCACAGGCGTACGCGCTGTTCGAGACCAACCATCCCAGCGTGACGCTGAATGAGGATGATAGCGAGGTAGAGCGCATCCACATGGTCGAACGGATGGTTCGTCGCTACCGCCACCGTTGGGGCATCGAGAACGGCTACAAGCAAATCAAGACGTTCCGTGTCCGCACGACGAGCAAGCGCCACACGTATCGGTTCTTCAACTTCGTGTTCGCGTGCGTACTGTACAACGTCTGGCGGCTCGTGGATTTGCTGGTGAAACTCGCTATCGAAGGCGAGAATGCGACGTACGCACCGCGTGTAGATGCGAACCAGTTCTTGACGGTGGCGAAGAAATACTACGGTCTCGACCCGCCGGACTAA
- a CDS encoding tryptophan--tRNA ligase, which translates to MPAEDDFTVTPYAVEGDIDYDRLLDKFGADALTAEQKAKFPDPSHPLVRRDVFYAERDVDPFLDAANEGKPHSIVTGRGPSGPMHIGHIFPFYFAKYLQDQTGTLVYIPFSDDEKYFLKDKSLGEISDYTRENLLDLLAVGFDPERTRIIVDTADADVVYPLATAFAKEVTQSTVDATYGEPENIGLSFYPAVQATHLLLPQLVEGRHPTLVPIAVDQDPHVRVCRDIAAKQRYDVAKPGALLSKFLPSLEGPGKMSSSDDAPSILLSDDRETVFGKIRTHAYSGGQTSLKEHREQGGNPEVDVSYQFLYYFFEESDEQVERLAREYQQGSLLSGELKEMAAENIANFLEAHQERRRALGPLEEELEQYRLTESERQDARRRTGYPDNSLVQQ; encoded by the coding sequence ATGCCAGCAGAAGACGACTTCACCGTAACGCCATACGCCGTCGAAGGCGACATCGACTACGACCGACTCCTCGACAAGTTCGGGGCTGATGCCCTCACTGCCGAACAGAAGGCGAAGTTTCCCGACCCCAGCCATCCGCTCGTGCGCCGTGACGTGTTCTATGCAGAGCGAGATGTAGACCCATTCCTTGATGCCGCCAACGAAGGTAAACCACACTCCATCGTGACGGGACGAGGCCCCTCAGGGCCGATGCACATCGGTCACATCTTCCCGTTCTACTTCGCTAAGTATCTGCAAGACCAGACGGGAACTCTCGTCTACATCCCCTTCTCCGACGACGAGAAGTACTTCCTAAAAGACAAATCGCTGGGCGAGATTAGCGACTACACCCGCGAGAACCTCCTTGACCTTCTCGCGGTTGGGTTCGACCCCGAGCGAACCCGAATCATCGTAGACACGGCTGACGCTGACGTGGTGTATCCTTTAGCAACTGCGTTTGCCAAGGAAGTGACGCAATCGACCGTGGATGCAACATATGGAGAGCCCGAGAATATCGGTCTCTCGTTCTACCCTGCTGTCCAAGCCACACACCTCCTCTTACCACAACTTGTGGAGGGTCGCCATCCGACGCTCGTCCCGATTGCGGTTGACCAAGACCCCCACGTTCGAGTCTGCCGTGACATCGCGGCCAAGCAACGGTATGACGTGGCCAAGCCCGGTGCCTTGCTCTCAAAGTTCCTCCCGAGCCTCGAAGGGCCGGGGAAGATGAGTTCGTCCGACGACGCACCGAGCATCCTCCTTTCAGATGACCGGGAGACGGTCTTCGGCAAAATCCGTACTCACGCTTACTCTGGTGGACAGACTAGTCTCAAAGAACATCGAGAACAGGGAGGGAATCCCGAGGTGGATGTCTCGTATCAGTTCTTGTACTACTTCTTTGAAGAAAGTGATGAGCAGGTGGAACGGCTTGCACGCGAGTATCAACAAGGGTCGCTCCTGAGTGGTGAACTCAAAGAGATGGCGGCAGAGAATATTGCGAACTTCCTCGAAGCACATCAAGAACGTCGTAGGGCACTCGGCCCGCTCGAAGAAGAGTTGGAACAGTACCGCCTGACAGAGAGCGAGCGGCAGGATGCGCGGCGACGGACAGGATACCCCGACAATTCTCTGGTTCAGCAATAG
- a CDS encoding formyltetrahydrofolate deformylase yields the protein MSRDATEITLIGEDDSGVIAELTTFLVERDVELLDLDQADREGTFRLTARVDTASMALSRSTLRAELRALGDEFDADVQVRYPSGCENQSIAVLVTKESHCLEALLEAWDDGELGADLEVVIGNHDDLRPLAAEYGVPFHDVGDESGTPDEDELLELLAEYGIDLITLARYIQILSPEVVFRYEDRIINVHPSLLPAFPGAAAYRQALQKGARITGVTAHYVTTDLDQGPIITQRAFNVPADATEAELKARGQPLEADALLEAIELHLEDELVVADGRTELERPNRSTAQLGAPEELDRANPDAPVDERETLAGDERDNTAVADD from the coding sequence ATGAGCCGCGACGCCACCGAGATCACCCTCATCGGCGAGGACGACTCGGGCGTCATCGCGGAACTGACTACCTTCCTGGTCGAGCGCGATGTCGAACTGCTCGACCTCGATCAGGCCGACCGGGAGGGAACCTTCCGGCTGACCGCCAGAGTCGACACCGCGTCGATGGCGCTCTCACGGTCAACGCTCCGGGCGGAACTGCGGGCGCTTGGCGACGAGTTCGACGCCGACGTACAGGTACGGTACCCTTCGGGCTGCGAGAATCAGTCGATCGCCGTCCTGGTCACCAAAGAGAGCCACTGTCTGGAGGCGTTGCTCGAAGCGTGGGACGACGGCGAACTCGGTGCGGATCTCGAGGTCGTCATCGGGAACCACGACGATCTCCGTCCGCTCGCCGCCGAGTACGGCGTCCCGTTCCACGACGTCGGCGACGAGAGCGGAACCCCGGACGAGGACGAGTTACTCGAGCTGCTCGCCGAGTACGGGATCGACTTAATCACGCTGGCCCGGTACATCCAGATCCTCTCGCCGGAGGTCGTCTTCCGGTACGAGGATCGGATCATCAACGTCCACCCATCGCTGCTGCCGGCGTTCCCCGGTGCCGCGGCCTACCGCCAGGCCCTCCAGAAGGGAGCTCGAATCACCGGGGTCACCGCACACTACGTGACCACCGACCTCGATCAGGGGCCGATCATCACCCAGCGCGCGTTCAACGTTCCCGCCGACGCGACCGAGGCCGAGCTCAAGGCACGCGGCCAGCCCCTCGAAGCCGACGCCTTGCTCGAGGCCATCGAGTTGCACCTCGAGGACGAACTCGTCGTCGCGGACGGCCGAACGGAACTCGAGCGACCGAACCGATCGACCGCACAGCTCGGCGCCCCCGAGGAACTGGACCGCGCGAACCCCGACGCGCCGGTCGACGAACGCGAGACGCTGGCCGGCGACGAGCGGGATAACACGGCCGTTGCGGACGACTGA
- a CDS encoding serine hydroxymethyltransferase, which produces MAFDQPLDRTVPSVADAIDRERDRQESTLGMIASENHVSAAVLEAQGSTLTNKYAEGYPGGRYYGGCEHVDTVEAEAIERARDLFGADHANVQPHSGTQANMSVYFAVLEPGDRILSLDLDHGGHLSHGHSVNFSGQLYDVEQYGVDPDTGYIDYDELERQARETEPAMIVSGSSAYPREFDYERIGAIADAVDAFHLADIAHVTGLVAAGVHASPVEHAEFVTGSTHKTIRAGRGGIVVCDAEYADDIDSAVFPGAQGGPLMHNVAGKAVGFAEAQTDAFERYAEQVVANAQRLADVFRERGLSLVSGGTDKHLLLVDLRDSHPELTGTEAESLLSDVGVVVNKNSVPGETRSPMVTSGIRVGTPALTTRGFDEAEMETVADCIVDVLDAPEDEAVADRVASRVDDLCETHPIYD; this is translated from the coding sequence ATGGCGTTCGACCAGCCACTCGACCGCACAGTCCCGAGCGTCGCCGACGCCATCGATCGCGAACGCGATCGTCAGGAGTCGACGCTCGGAATGATCGCATCGGAGAACCACGTCTCGGCGGCCGTCCTCGAGGCCCAGGGCAGTACGCTGACGAACAAGTACGCGGAGGGGTACCCCGGCGGGCGATACTACGGCGGCTGCGAACACGTCGACACCGTCGAGGCGGAGGCGATCGAGCGAGCCCGAGACCTGTTCGGCGCCGACCACGCCAATGTCCAGCCCCACAGCGGAACCCAGGCGAACATGAGTGTCTACTTCGCCGTCCTCGAACCCGGCGACAGGATCCTCTCGCTCGATCTCGACCACGGCGGCCACCTGAGCCACGGCCACAGCGTCAACTTCTCCGGACAGCTCTACGACGTCGAGCAGTACGGAGTCGACCCGGACACCGGCTACATCGACTACGATGAACTCGAGCGGCAGGCCCGCGAAACCGAGCCCGCGATGATTGTCAGCGGCTCCTCGGCGTATCCCCGCGAGTTCGACTACGAGCGCATCGGGGCAATCGCGGACGCGGTCGACGCCTTCCACCTCGCGGATATCGCCCACGTGACCGGGCTCGTGGCCGCCGGCGTCCACGCCTCACCCGTCGAGCACGCCGAGTTCGTCACCGGAAGCACGCACAAGACCATCCGCGCGGGTCGCGGTGGGATCGTCGTGTGCGACGCGGAGTACGCCGACGATATCGACTCGGCGGTCTTCCCTGGTGCCCAGGGTGGGCCGCTGATGCACAACGTCGCGGGCAAGGCCGTCGGCTTCGCGGAGGCCCAGACGGACGCGTTCGAGCGCTACGCCGAGCAGGTCGTCGCGAACGCACAGCGACTCGCCGACGTCTTCCGGGAGCGAGGACTCTCGCTTGTCAGCGGCGGCACCGACAAACACCTCCTGCTGGTCGACCTTCGAGACTCTCACCCCGAACTCACCGGGACGGAGGCCGAATCGTTGCTGAGCGACGTCGGCGTCGTCGTCAACAAAAACAGCGTCCCCGGCGAGACCAGATCGCCGATGGTCACAAGCGGGATCCGCGTCGGCACGCCGGCGCTGACCACGCGCGGGTTCGACGAGGCGGAAATGGAGACCGTCGCCGACTGTATCGTCGACGTCCTCGACGCGCCCGAGGACGAAGCCGTCGCCGACCGCGTCGCCTCGCGGGTCGACGACCTCTGTGAAACGCATCCGATCTACGACTAG
- a CDS encoding BCCT family transporter: MAGSESTGPLRRFAEELDVAVFAVGFTIATAAVLAFVLRPEAASTLMAGANDVLWTAAGWWYLAAMFILVAFVGFLIFGPWGNIKLGDDDERPEFAFPAYFAMLYSAGIAAGIVFWGPAEAVFHYDAVSPFVDAESQSSGAAVSAIQYTFFHWGVSAWTAYVVMALPIAYFAYRYDAPLRISTVIAPWVGLENLDGPLAKSIDVLAVFATIGGVATTLGLVGSQFLVGIEWTTGASVGDAGTVAVITGLTVAFTVSVALGVRKGIRRLSYFNMGLFVLVTVATFLLGPTTQIMSMGTQALGAYINDFITMSFYTGSGAAGGSGVAEWVGDWTIFYWAWWFSWTPFVGLFIARISRGRTVRQVAVTGVIASTGITVPWFATMGGTAIFLQDSGRADILAVVGELGEAGSGYPLFEALPLGGILTVLFLVLVTTFLITSADSSTLALGMLTTGGVEEPSTINRVIWGFLIGALASLLMVTGGVDALQQAAIITGGPFSIIALLAVISMIAAFGARRPLFLREEDELSIGSSDLETSSADPDPETVDPSDD, translated from the coding sequence GTGGCTGGCTCTGAATCGACCGGGCCGCTGCGGCGGTTCGCCGAGGAGCTCGACGTCGCCGTGTTCGCGGTTGGGTTCACCATCGCGACCGCGGCGGTCCTCGCGTTCGTGCTTCGCCCCGAAGCGGCGTCGACGCTGATGGCCGGCGCGAACGACGTTCTGTGGACTGCCGCCGGCTGGTGGTACCTGGCCGCGATGTTCATCCTCGTCGCGTTCGTCGGCTTCCTGATCTTTGGGCCGTGGGGGAACATCAAACTCGGTGACGACGACGAGCGCCCGGAGTTTGCCTTCCCGGCGTACTTCGCGATGCTGTACTCTGCAGGGATCGCTGCAGGGATCGTGTTCTGGGGCCCCGCCGAGGCCGTCTTCCACTACGACGCCGTCTCGCCGTTCGTCGACGCCGAGTCCCAGTCCTCGGGGGCCGCGGTCAGCGCGATCCAGTACACGTTCTTCCACTGGGGCGTCTCCGCCTGGACCGCCTACGTGGTGATGGCACTGCCGATCGCGTACTTCGCCTACCGCTACGACGCCCCGCTTCGTATCTCGACGGTGATCGCGCCGTGGGTCGGCCTCGAGAACCTCGACGGCCCGCTGGCGAAGTCGATCGACGTCCTCGCAGTGTTCGCCACGATCGGGGGTGTCGCGACCACGCTCGGGCTGGTCGGGAGCCAGTTCCTCGTCGGCATCGAGTGGACCACCGGTGCCAGCGTCGGCGACGCCGGCACAGTGGCGGTGATCACCGGCCTCACGGTCGCGTTCACCGTCTCGGTCGCGCTCGGGGTCCGCAAGGGGATCCGACGGCTCTCGTATTTCAACATGGGGCTGTTCGTGCTCGTGACCGTCGCGACGTTCCTGCTCGGGCCCACGACACAAATCATGTCGATGGGAACCCAGGCGCTCGGTGCCTATATCAACGACTTCATCACGATGAGTTTCTACACCGGCTCCGGCGCCGCGGGCGGTTCGGGCGTCGCCGAGTGGGTCGGCGACTGGACGATCTTCTACTGGGCCTGGTGGTTCTCCTGGACGCCGTTCGTCGGCCTCTTCATCGCGCGGATCTCGCGGGGCCGAACGGTCCGACAGGTTGCCGTCACGGGCGTGATCGCCTCGACCGGCATCACGGTCCCCTGGTTCGCGACCATGGGCGGGACGGCGATCTTCCTCCAGGACAGCGGCCGTGCTGACATCCTCGCGGTCGTCGGCGAGCTCGGCGAGGCGGGGTCGGGCTACCCGCTGTTCGAGGCGCTGCCACTCGGTGGCATCCTGACCGTGCTGTTCCTGGTGCTCGTGACGACGTTCCTGATCACGTCGGCCGACTCCTCGACGCTCGCGCTCGGCATGCTAACCACCGGCGGCGTCGAGGAACCCTCGACGATCAACCGCGTCATCTGGGGCTTTCTCATCGGGGCGCTTGCTTCCTTGCTAATGGTCACCGGCGGCGTCGACGCGCTTCAGCAGGCCGCGATCATCACCGGTGGCCCGTTCTCGATCATCGCCCTGCTCGCGGTGATCTCGATGATCGCCGCGTTCGGCGCCCGGCGACCCCTGTTCCTCCGGGAGGAAGACGAGCTCTCGATCGGGTCCTCGGATCTCGAAACGTCCAGTGCGGACCCAGACCCCGAAACGGTCGATCCGTCCGACGACTGA
- the ilvA gene encoding threonine ammonia-lyase: MNESQESELAVQYEDVERARERLDDESVVKRTPIERSTSLGEVVDADVYLKMEHLQWTGSFKTRGAYNKISQAVADGADEFVAASAGNHAQGVALAATECGADSTIVMPKHAPQAKIDATRSYGATVELVGRDFQEAMEYAQSYAADHDVEFVHAYDDPAIVAGQGTLGIEMHEDLPEVDTVIVPIGGGGLISGISTALDHLSPETRVVGVQATGAQTVHESLDKGVPVTLDTVDTIADGIATGGISELTLDLIEAHVDEVVTVTDSQIASAILLLLERAKQVVEGAAAASVAALLSDDLDVGGETVMPLLCGGNLDMTMLQTVLIHALTGRGQILRLRVKINDMPGKMTELSGIIADHGANIQTVRHDRAVEELNVGEAYLVFQIETSGIEHAAAIIDSIEAEGYDVEDVNRE; this comes from the coding sequence ATGAACGAATCACAGGAATCCGAACTGGCGGTACAGTACGAGGACGTCGAACGGGCACGCGAGCGACTCGACGACGAGTCGGTCGTGAAGCGAACGCCGATCGAGCGCAGCACGTCGCTGGGGGAGGTGGTCGACGCCGACGTCTACCTCAAGATGGAACACCTCCAGTGGACGGGCTCGTTCAAGACCCGCGGCGCGTACAACAAGATCAGCCAGGCGGTCGCGGACGGCGCCGACGAGTTCGTCGCGGCCAGCGCGGGCAACCACGCGCAAGGCGTCGCGCTGGCGGCGACGGAGTGTGGCGCCGACTCGACGATCGTCATGCCGAAACACGCCCCCCAGGCGAAGATCGACGCGACCCGGAGCTACGGAGCGACGGTCGAGCTCGTCGGCCGGGACTTCCAGGAGGCGATGGAGTACGCCCAGTCCTACGCGGCCGATCACGACGTCGAGTTCGTCCACGCCTACGACGATCCCGCGATCGTCGCCGGCCAGGGCACGCTGGGAATCGAGATGCACGAGGACCTCCCCGAAGTCGACACCGTCATCGTCCCGATCGGCGGCGGCGGGCTGATAAGCGGGATCTCGACGGCGCTCGATCATCTCTCCCCCGAGACGCGAGTCGTCGGCGTCCAGGCGACGGGCGCCCAGACCGTCCACGAGAGCCTCGATAAGGGCGTTCCCGTCACGCTCGATACGGTGGACACGATCGCCGACGGGATCGCCACCGGAGGGATCTCCGAGCTGACCCTCGATCTCATCGAGGCTCACGTCGACGAGGTCGTCACCGTCACCGACTCCCAGATCGCCAGCGCGATCCTGCTCTTGCTCGAGCGCGCAAAGCAGGTCGTCGAGGGGGCGGCCGCGGCGTCGGTCGCGGCGCTGCTGTCCGACGACCTGGACGTCGGCGGCGAAACCGTGATGCCCCTGCTGTGTGGGGGGAACCTCGATATGACGATGCTCCAGACCGTCCTGATCCACGCGCTCACCGGGCGGGGCCAGATCCTGCGCCTGCGCGTGAAGATCAACGATATGCCCGGCAAGATGACCGAGCTCTCGGGGATCATCGCCGACCACGGCGCGAACATCCAGACGGTCCGTCACGACCGCGCCGTCGAGGAGCTCAACGTCGGCGAGGCCTACCTCGTCTTCCAGATCGAGACCAGCGGGATCGAACACGCCGCCGCGATCATCGATAGCATCGAGGCCGAGGGGTACGACGTCGAGGACGTCAACCGCGAGTAG